A window of uncultured Methanoregula sp. genomic DNA:
AATATTCTCCAGACTCCGTGATGATGGCAGCGCATGGATTGTCGAACCGATCTCTCCAATGGCGGAATATGTTCAGGGAACAAAAAAGAGGAATGGTTCGATTCTTCTCCCGGTTGCCGTCAGCTATCCCGTGGAAGCCAATACCCGGCGTCTCATCTCATCCGGGCTTCCCCTGAAAACCATGAGAGAAGTCTATATCCAGTATGATTATCCGAACCTGCCCAAGAAGGCAGACCGGGAACGGGTGCTTCGTGAACTAGCCGCTGACGACCGGGTATTGTTTGCCCTGAAGGAGTATCCCGGATGACTGCGAGGAACCCCGGCCGGGTTACCCTTCTGGTATTGCCCGCCCTCATTCTCGCACTTCTGGTAATTCCCGTCCTGATGGCCGGGGCCGGGATCTCTGGTGCGGCAAATGTCCCCGGATCTGGTCGTTTCTGTTTTGGATCACCCGCTCTTCCCTTCTGTTCCGATCAACACGCCCGCGATGTGTCTGCTTCCAATATTGCCCGGTGGATGCAGGAACATGCGGGACAGGAAGTCACTGCCGGAGAATATCTGGATATCACCAACCCCGGTTACCTGGCCTCCCGGCCGCAGGAGGTCCGGGATGCGTATCACCGGATGAAGATCCGGGTACCGGATTTCAGCAACCCGGACCCGGGGAACACTGCTCGGTCACCTGGTGGACCGCAGTTTGGAGAACGAAGTGTTGCCATTGCAGTTTTTGGTTACCGGGAGGTACCGGGTGACAGCCAGGAGATGTTCCTGCAGAATTATACCGTTCAGTGCATCCTGAACGAGTCAATGATCGCCAGGTCAAACCGGTTGGCTGGCCGGGAGATCCCGGTCGGGACGTATCTTGAAACGGTCTGCCCGGACTTTTTTTTGGGCCTGACCGAATCCCGAAAAGAGGTATTGAAGAACCAGTCCCTTATGGTATCAGAAATTCCCGGTCGCGGGAATGTATCATCATTTGTCCCGCCACGGTCTCTATCGATCAGCCGGATGGAACCAGTCCCGGGATGGGTGAGCCTGCATATCCCGGAAGAAGGTTTCCTGAATTTTAACGCGAATCGGACCTGGGATGGGTCATAAAACCCTGAGTCTGGTTCAGTGAGTGGTTTGTCATGCAACAGAAACGTATCATTCTTCTCGTGATTTTCGGAGCGCTCCTTGCGCTCTTTGGGATCATCACCATGCAGTACCTGCTTGTACTGGTTGTCCTTGCCGGTGTTGTCCTTATCCTCATGGCAATGGATGTCAAAAAATGGGTTGAAGGGCTTGTCGACAAAATTGCGGCCGGTAATCGTTCCGGGTCGTCAGATACTTCCGATATCCGCGAATCGATCCAATCAATACGGGCCGAGACGGCCAGCATCAGGGAACGGCTGGATCTGCTGGAAGCGAAAAAAAAGAGATCCTGCGATACTATCCCGCCACGGATCCCGCCCCGCACATAGGTTCCGGAAACCGGCCTTCGTCCAAGAGGTTCCGGTTACCGGCGGTTCAATTCCTCGTCCCGGACAAACAGCGGCACGTCCCGGAACCCGCGAGCATCGAAGACGCCCCGGTCCGTGATGCGGAGTGCCGGAATCACCGTCAGGGCCAGAAACGAGAGGTACATAAACGGATCTTCAATCCCGCCCATACGGCCGGTGGCCTCGTTCAGCTGCCCGAGCCGCCGGGCAACCTCCTCATAGGGGAGCGTTGACATCAGCCCGGCACAGTTGAGAGGGAGCACGGTTGTTGACGGCCCGGCAACTGCGGCCATGGCACCTCCTGCTGCTACCACCGCTTTGATGGCAGCGCAGATCTCCGCATCGCTCGTGCCGGCTGCAACAATATTATGGGCATCGTGCGAGATGCTGCACGCAATTGCGCCCTGCCGGAACCCAAAGCCGTGTACAAGGCCGAGACCCTGCATCTTCTTGCCGTACCGGTTACAGACCACGACTTTGAGGATGTCGCGGCTGAAATCCGGCATATACGGATCCGCAATTTCGTACTGCAGCGAATCAGTCAGGATCTGGTGCGGGACAAGGCCGATTACCCGTGCCGTCCCGCGTCCCATGATCCGGATGTCCTCTGGTTCTGGCGGGGTACAGTGCATCAGGTCTGGGAGGGGGGCGGGGGTGGTTGGCTGGCCCGGGGAAACCGGCCGCCCGGACCGGTAAACCTCCGCTACCCGGAATGTGATGGGCTCATCGATGATACAGAAATCCGCACGTCTTCCCGGGGCCAGTGCCCCCCGGTCAGCGAGCCCGAACCGCTCGGCAGCCGAGAGCGTTGCCATCCGGATCGCGAGTTCCGGTGAAAGCCCGCACCCGATAGCCTTCCGGATACAGCGGTCGATGTGCCCGTCCCGCAGCAGCAGGTCGGCGTGGCAGTCGTCCGTTGCAAAACAGCAGCGGGAGACCGTTACGGGAGTGACGACCGGTACGAGTTCGGCTATATTGTGCTCGGTTGAGCCTTCGCGGATATAGATATACATCCCCTTCCCGAGTTTCTCTTCGGCCTCGGCCCGGTTCGTGCATTCATGATCACTGTCCGGGCCGGCAAGGATGTAGGCGTTGAGGTCCCTGCCGGTGAGGAGCGGGGCATGGCCGTCCCGGATCCTGAAGAGACCAAGTTTCTTTCCTATCTCCTCGTCACCGCCAAGCACCCCCGGGAAATTCATCATCTCGCCCAGGCCGGTTACACCCTGCCGCCGTGCGAACCGGGAGAGTGCAGATGCATCCAGCACGGCACCCCCCGCATCGAGCGGAGTTGCCGGAACACAGGAAGGAAGCATGTACTGGATATCAATGGCAGCCCCTTCACGTTCGGCCAGCATGAACTCAAGTCCTTCGGAACCGGCAACATTGGCAATCTCGTGCGGGTCGGCAATGACCGTGGTCGTGCCATGCAGTGCAACAAGGCGGGCGTACTCTTTCGGGGCGAGAAGCGAGCTCTCGATATGGACATGGGCGTCGATGAGTCCCGGGACAATGTACTGTCCCTCAAGATCCCGCTCCTCCTTTCCCTGGTATTCGCCTATCCCCAGGATCCTGCCATCAGCGACAGCAAGGGATCCCTTGTCCCACGTGCAGGTAAAGGCATTGAATATCCGGGCATTGTGCAGAACCAGATCCGCCGGGACGAGCCCCCGGGCTGCATCAAGAATATCTTTTGAGAACGGGGACATGTTTCACACCCTGATATCCCGGATCACGGCGGTCCTGCGGGTACCGTTGTCTATAACGTATACATATAGTTTGTATTCCCCGGGTCCGATCTGCCCCGGGACGATAACCCTGTTCTCTCCCTGGACAAGGCTGACCGGTGTTTCAAATACTGCGGATTCCACCTGCTGGAAGTCGGCTATCCGGAAGACAGTCACCTGGATATATGCATCAGCCTCTTTCGGGCTGGTGACGGCAATGGAAAAATTTCCATCCTTGTAAGCAACATCTCCCACGCTTGTCGAGATGCATCCGGCCAGAACAATTCCCACAACCGTCAGGACGACAACCAGAATACCCTGGGAAACGCGGGCAGACATAGTTCAGATCTCATTCTCTCCACGCATAAACGTTCCGGGATTTTCCCGTTCCTTATCTGATAAAATTCTCACTGCCAAGATTTTATTTTAATAGATGCATATAAAAAAACCATTTATTTGTGCCATATCCTGATTGTCAAAAGGGAGCAATTTATCGGTTTTTGGAAAAAAATGGTTAGGTTTTCATCATCAAAACGTCCGGTAATCCCCGATAATTGTACCCATGTAAAAGCAAAATTAGTTATATCTTCAGTTAACAAAAATTCAATCAGGTGATATCATAACGATCATTACTTTTTCCCATCACAAAGGCGGAACCGGCAAAACTACCTCCTGTCTGAACATTGCCGGGTTCTGTGCCCGCGGAGGAAAAAAAGTACTGGTCGTGGACTGCGATCCCCAGGCAAATGCCACAACGGGCCTCGGTGTCACTCTTTCAGATTCCGACCGGAATATGTACGACGTCTTTCTGAGCGGGATCGAGGATTTTCCAGAAACCCGTGTTGTCGATATCATCAAGCGGACGGAGTCGGGAATCTATCTGGCCCCTTCCCACCTGGACCTTGTGGGGGCGGATCCCTATTTATACCGCATACCCGACCGGGCTGGCATCCTGAAAGAAGCCCTCTCCCGGGTCAGGGAATCGTATGACATTATCCTCATTGATACGCCCCCGAGCATGGGCCAGCTGGTCATCAACGGGCTCTATGCAGCAGATCATATCATTGTCACCCTTGATTCAGGAACCTTTGCCCTGGACGGTATCGGGACCATGAATACGATCTTCGGGGATATCAGGGAAGGTCTGGGAAAAGAGATTCATCCGGATATGGCGATTGTCACCCGCTGGGGTGAAGGCGTCCCCCCGACGAACGTGGAAGAGGAGCCTGTCGGGCAGAACGACATCATGTCGCGTATTTGGAATCTTTTTTACAAAAAACCCGAACCCACACCTGCAGAGCAGGAAGCAAAGAAAGAACGGGCAGCTGAACATGACCGCCTGGAGGCAATGCTCGGCGAGATTCGTAAACGTTTCCCCAGCGTATACACGGTTCCGTTCTCTCCTGCCGTATACGAATCCCAGAAACGCGGCCTTCCCTTATCTCACAGTGCTCCCGACAGCAGTGCAGGTCAGGCTTACAAAACCATAACGGATGACGTGATGAAATGGATCTGAAAGAGATTGAAGGAATTCTTGCCCAGGCAAATAATGGTATTTTTTCCGCCCGGATTGATGAGAACACGGTTGAGCTCCCGCTGAGGTCCATTGCCCGGCAGGTGAACCGTGCAATTGACCTGCTGGCGGATGCAGCTGACACCAAACGCAAATCCGATACCATGATCCGGGATAACCCGCTGGCAATTGCCGTGCTCCGGAAAGACAAGAGCCGGATTGATATCAACAAGCAGTACGAGGTTGCCTGGCGGGGTACCCGCGAGGAGCTGATGAAGAAGAAGCTGTACGACTTCGACATCACCGTGCTCTCAGGCGAACATTTCTATGCCTGTTTCGAGACAAAAAAACTTGCCGTGACCGAGGCACTGGTCAAATTCCCTGACGGGGTAAAAAGATATCTCACCCTCTACGCGATCCCCATGCTCGACAACAATAACGAGATCGAGGGGGCCTTCTATGTCTGGGTGGATTACACCGAGCTCCATGAGAAGATGGATGCCGTCAGGAAGATGGAGTATCGCGTTGACCGAATGATCCAGGACAACCCACTGGCAATTGCCGTGCTACGGAAGGACAAGAGCCGGATCTCCATCAACAAACAATACGAGATTGCGTGGAGAGGTACCCGCGAGGAGCTGATGAGGAAGAAGCTGTACGACTTCGACATCACCGTGCTCTCCGGCGAAGATTTCTATGCCTGCTTCACGACAAAAAAACTTGCGGTGACCGAGGCACTGGTCAAATTCCCTGACGGGGAAAAGAAATATCTGACGCTTAATGCGATCCCGATTCTCGATGATGCCGGTGAGATCGATGGTGCGTTTTATGTCTGGGTCGATTACACGGATGCCCACAAGAAGATAGATGAGATCAAAAAAGTGGAGTACCGCGTTGACCGGATGATCCAGGACAACCCGCTGGCAATTGCCGTGCTACGGAAGGACAAGAGCCGGATCTCCATTAATAAGCAGTACGAGATTGCGTGGCGGGGTACCCGCGAGGAGCTGATGAAGAAGAAGCTGTACGACTTCGACATCACCGTGCTCTCCGGCGAAGATTTCTATGCCTGCTTCACGACAAAAAAACTTGCGGTGACCGAGGCACTGGTCAAGTTCCCTGACGGGGAGAAGAGATACTTAACGCTCAACGCGATCCCGATTCTCGATGAAGCCGGTGAGATCGATGGAGCCTTCTATGTCTGGGTGGACTACACCGAGGCTCACAGGAAAGTCGATGAGATCCAGCAGCTCATGGATAATTCCCAGAAACAGGCCGATCTCCTTTCGCGGAGCACCGTTGAACTCGGCAAGGCAGTAAACTCCATGGCCCAGGGCGACCTGAGGATGAAAGCCGATATCCTGGAGGGAGATCCCCTGGCAGCCCTCAAGACCGATTTCAATAAAGCTCTGGAATCGGTCAGGAACGTAATCGGCGAACTCGGAAATGCTGTTCACCGGCTCGAGCTCACAACGGCAGATACCAGCAAGAGCACGATCGAGATCTCCAAATCCACTGAACAGGTAGCCGTCTCCACCCAGAAGTCTGCGGATGGTACCAAGAAGCAGCTTGACGAGATCGAGAAAGTCAGCAAAGAAGTCTCGGACCTGTCCGCATCCATCGAGGAAATTGCAAGCACATCCCATACCCTCATGGACCATGCCCAGAAAGCGGCAACGGAAGGAAATAATGCCGCGGCACTGGGCAAGATCGCAACCGGCAAGATGCAGATGGTGGAAAAGATAGCAGGCGAGAGCGTAACAGAGATCACTGCCCTCAACGACCGAATGAAAGAGATCTCCAATATCGTCAAGATGATAGCCGACATCTCAAGCCAGACCAACCTCCTTGCCCTCAATGCCGCGATAGAAGCTGCCCGAGCCGGCGAACATGGCCGCGGTTTTGCAGTCGTGGCCGGAGAAGTGCGCAACCTTGCCGGGGAATCCAAGACTGCAACAAACCAGATCGGGGAACTGATAAGTTCCATCCAGGAAAACACCAACAAGACCTCGGCCGCCATCAGGAGTTCCTATAACGAAATCCAGGCCGGCATCGAGAGCGTGAACAAGACTATCGAAGGTCTCAACCGGATCACCGCAGAATCCAACATTGTTGCAACCGGTGTGACCGAGATTACAAAAGCAACCGAAGACCAGGCACAGGCCACTACCCGCGTGATGAGCGGTGTGGAAAAAACTCAAGGGATCACCCGAGAGAACCAGGAACGGATGGAGGACATGGCTGCCCTTGCCGAGGAGACGAGTGCTTCCACCGAAGAGATTGCCAGTGCATCGGCCGAACTTGCAGAGATGGCAGAACGTTTAAAGAAGATGATGGAACAATTCAAACTGAAGTGAACTATGGCATCCACGATTGACGTTGTAGAATTCGAGCTGGGCGGGGAGCGCTATGCTCTTGATATCCAGCTTGTCCGGGAGATTGTCGAGATGATGCAGATCACCCCGATTCCCCGTGCACCGCCGTTTATTTCCGGCGTGATAAATCTCCGAGGGGAGATCACGAACATCATGAACCTCAACACACTCCTCGGACTTGCGAACCAGCAGATCCGGGATAACCAGAAGATCATCGTTCTTGTCCCGGAGGCTGCCGGCGGCAGCAATGTCGGGATCATCGTTGACGACGTGAGCAGTGTCCTGCAGGTTCAGGAAGACGATATCGATCATATCGGGGAAGGATTTGCCTCAGAGTTCTCTTCGTTTGTAAAAGGTATCATCAAGATAAAAGCGGATGAATCGCAGAACAAGGAGACAAAAGAGAAGAACCTGATCATCTGGATCGATATGCAGAAAGTCCTGAAGGACGCTGCAGAATAGGATACAAACGATATGCAAAAAAACCGGAAATCAGCAGCTAAGACAGGCAGGGAATATTCATGACCGAACGACCGGGACGAAAAGCATTGTTCACCGGGGCGGGTGCCCCGGCAGCACAGAGCCATTCAGATGAGATTGCAGCACATGTCAAACAGCTCAATGATGAGATTGCATCATCACTCTCGCGTGCAGTTGCCGGTTCCAGTACCGACCTGCTCGAACCTTCGAGGTTCGGGGCTGAATACGCGACCCTGATCGCTGCCGTGAATACCGCATTATCCCGGCTTAAAACCCCTCAGCCGCCGCTCGTTCCCGCCCCCGTTGTTCCGGCAAGCGCTACAACCAGTGCGGACGGATCCCAGGATGCCATTATTCAGGAACTCCGTCACCGCCTGGACCTTATGGTTGAACGCAACCCGGTTCCCATGCTGCTGACCACCCCGGCCTTCTCCATCCTAGGGGCAAACCCCGCCTTCTGCCAGATGAGTGGGATCCGGGAGGAAGATCTGGAGAAGTCGAATCTTACGAGTTTCAGGATCCTCAGCCAGAGCGGGGAAGGGGCCAAAGTTGCCCTTCAGGAACGCCGCCGCTCGTTCGGCATGGTGACCCTTGAACTGCCATCCGGGATACGGACCCTTGAGCAGTACTGCATACCGGTTATTGCCAGCGATGGCACGATAACCACGCTGCTCTTTGTGTATAATGACAGGACGGATCAACAGAAGAAGAACGAGGAGATCGAGCAGCTCAAGCAGCGGTCAGAGACCATAGTCCAGCAGAACCCGATGCCGATCATCCTTGTCGACAAGACGTTCCATATCCGTGTCGTGAATGAGGCCTACGTCAGTCTTACCGGAATACCCCGGCAGGAGCTGCTCAAGCGAACCCTCCATGATTTCCGGATCCTTGATCAGAGCGGGGAGGGGCTCAAGCAGGTGATCGGTGAGAAACGCCGCTCTCACGGGGAAGTTACGGTCGAGTTCCCGTCCGGCACAAAACGCCTGCATCAGTTCGGCATCCCCATTGCGGATTCCCACGGCGAAATCGGGAGTATCCTGATCGTCTATAATGATGTGACCGATGAACGGCGCAAGATGGAAGAGATAAAACTCCTGCACCAGACCGCGGAGACCATAGTCCAGCAGAACCCGATTCCCCTGCTGATGGCCAATTCCCAGTTTGTTGTGACCGATGCCAACGAAGCGTACCTGAAGATGAGCGGCATCTCCCGCGCCCGTATTATCGGTATGAGCCTCAAGGAGATCCGGATCCTGGAGCAGAAAGGCGATGGGGCCCGGGTTGCTCTCGACACAAAACGGCGTGCGTTCGGGGAAGTCACGGTCGAACTCCCCAGCGGCACCCATATCCTCGAGCAGTATGTTGTTCCGGTCCTTGGTGGCGACAAATCGATTGCCCATCTCCTGTTTGTCTACAATGAAGTGACCGAGCAGCGCAAAAGCCAGCTCGATCTCCAGAAGAAGATGGAGGAAGTTGCTGCACTCCGGCAGCGCTCGGATGTTATCATCAAACAGAACCCGATGCCTATCATGCTCATGAACCCGGCCTTCAAGATTGTGATGGTCAATGATGCCTATACTGC
This region includes:
- the ade gene encoding adenine deaminase; translation: MSPFSKDILDAARGLVPADLVLHNARIFNAFTCTWDKGSLAVADGRILGIGEYQGKEERDLEGQYIVPGLIDAHVHIESSLLAPKEYARLVALHGTTTVIADPHEIANVAGSEGLEFMLAEREGAAIDIQYMLPSCVPATPLDAGGAVLDASALSRFARRQGVTGLGEMMNFPGVLGGDEEIGKKLGLFRIRDGHAPLLTGRDLNAYILAGPDSDHECTNRAEAEEKLGKGMYIYIREGSTEHNIAELVPVVTPVTVSRCCFATDDCHADLLLRDGHIDRCIRKAIGCGLSPELAIRMATLSAAERFGLADRGALAPGRRADFCIIDEPITFRVAEVYRSGRPVSPGQPTTPAPLPDLMHCTPPEPEDIRIMGRGTARVIGLVPHQILTDSLQYEIADPYMPDFSRDILKVVVCNRYGKKMQGLGLVHGFGFRQGAIACSISHDAHNIVAAGTSDAEICAAIKAVVAAGGAMAAVAGPSTTVLPLNCAGLMSTLPYEEVARRLGQLNEATGRMGGIEDPFMYLSFLALTVIPALRITDRGVFDARGFRDVPLFVRDEELNRR
- a CDS encoding AAA family ATPase — translated: MTFSHHKGGTGKTTSCLNIAGFCARGGKKVLVVDCDPQANATTGLGVTLSDSDRNMYDVFLSGIEDFPETRVVDIIKRTESGIYLAPSHLDLVGADPYLYRIPDRAGILKEALSRVRESYDIILIDTPPSMGQLVINGLYAADHIIVTLDSGTFALDGIGTMNTIFGDIREGLGKEIHPDMAIVTRWGEGVPPTNVEEEPVGQNDIMSRIWNLFYKKPEPTPAEQEAKKERAAEHDRLEAMLGEIRKRFPSVYTVPFSPAVYESQKRGLPLSHSAPDSSAGQAYKTITDDVMKWI
- a CDS encoding methyl-accepting chemotaxis protein, whose product is MDLKEIEGILAQANNGIFSARIDENTVELPLRSIARQVNRAIDLLADAADTKRKSDTMIRDNPLAIAVLRKDKSRIDINKQYEVAWRGTREELMKKKLYDFDITVLSGEHFYACFETKKLAVTEALVKFPDGVKRYLTLYAIPMLDNNNEIEGAFYVWVDYTELHEKMDAVRKMEYRVDRMIQDNPLAIAVLRKDKSRISINKQYEIAWRGTREELMRKKLYDFDITVLSGEDFYACFTTKKLAVTEALVKFPDGEKKYLTLNAIPILDDAGEIDGAFYVWVDYTDAHKKIDEIKKVEYRVDRMIQDNPLAIAVLRKDKSRISINKQYEIAWRGTREELMKKKLYDFDITVLSGEDFYACFTTKKLAVTEALVKFPDGEKRYLTLNAIPILDEAGEIDGAFYVWVDYTEAHRKVDEIQQLMDNSQKQADLLSRSTVELGKAVNSMAQGDLRMKADILEGDPLAALKTDFNKALESVRNVIGELGNAVHRLELTTADTSKSTIEISKSTEQVAVSTQKSADGTKKQLDEIEKVSKEVSDLSASIEEIASTSHTLMDHAQKAATEGNNAAALGKIATGKMQMVEKIAGESVTEITALNDRMKEISNIVKMIADISSQTNLLALNAAIEAARAGEHGRGFAVVAGEVRNLAGESKTATNQIGELISSIQENTNKTSAAIRSSYNEIQAGIESVNKTIEGLNRITAESNIVATGVTEITKATEDQAQATTRVMSGVEKTQGITRENQERMEDMAALAEETSASTEEIASASAELAEMAERLKKMMEQFKLK
- a CDS encoding chemotaxis protein CheW, coding for MASTIDVVEFELGGERYALDIQLVREIVEMMQITPIPRAPPFISGVINLRGEITNIMNLNTLLGLANQQIRDNQKIIVLVPEAAGGSNVGIIVDDVSSVLQVQEDDIDHIGEGFASEFSSFVKGIIKIKADESQNKETKEKNLIIWIDMQKVLKDAAE
- a CDS encoding methyl-accepting chemotaxis protein; this translates as MTERPGRKALFTGAGAPAAQSHSDEIAAHVKQLNDEIASSLSRAVAGSSTDLLEPSRFGAEYATLIAAVNTALSRLKTPQPPLVPAPVVPASATTSADGSQDAIIQELRHRLDLMVERNPVPMLLTTPAFSILGANPAFCQMSGIREEDLEKSNLTSFRILSQSGEGAKVALQERRRSFGMVTLELPSGIRTLEQYCIPVIASDGTITTLLFVYNDRTDQQKKNEEIEQLKQRSETIVQQNPMPIILVDKTFHIRVVNEAYVSLTGIPRQELLKRTLHDFRILDQSGEGLKQVIGEKRRSHGEVTVEFPSGTKRLHQFGIPIADSHGEIGSILIVYNDVTDERRKMEEIKLLHQTAETIVQQNPIPLLMANSQFVVTDANEAYLKMSGISRARIIGMSLKEIRILEQKGDGARVALDTKRRAFGEVTVELPSGTHILEQYVVPVLGGDKSIAHLLFVYNEVTEQRKSQLDLQKKMEEVAALRQRSDVIIKQNPMPIMLMNPAFKIVMVNDAYTALTGIEKDRLVGMNARDFRITSQTGDGLKKVLTDKKRSFGEITIEFPSGTRILEQYGIPMLDAKGELSTILCVYNNVTTQRGQEKRIKEMMDEARANAELLTASAAELQAAMAKIAAGDLTYRLSIDEADPLVKLKVDYNSAGDAIQGVLATLSQAVIRLDTTINDTIKSTEEIAKATEQVAIQSQKATDNAKSQLSGVQKISNDISEISASIEQIASTSHDVMTHAEKASKEGVQAAEIGNTATNKMQIVEKISKQSVDDITALNDQMRQISKIVNLITDIANQTNLLALNAAIEAARAGEHGRGFAVVAGEVKNLAGESKKASGQIETLIKAIQAKSEQTSMSMKNSFEEIKAGIDSVNKTVESLNLIISEANIVSLGVNEITKATEDQAQATNQLMSGIESFSNLTRDNQQRMEDMAALAEESSASTEEIASASAELSTMAESCKNVIGGFRIK